In Leptospira stimsonii, one DNA window encodes the following:
- a CDS encoding IS1595 family transposase yields MSKGSQTTIVRAIGISFLELMERFPTEMDVIDYFLHIKYPKGLRCPHCDSKRVVHRKETPRKFQCNSCNNSFSLFKSSIFKNSKVNLRKWLFVTHLVINAKKGISACQVHREIRGSYKTSWRMLHQIRKAMGQVTTKNAVKTIFEIDETYVQAGPKIKIKSKRGRGTFKTPIVGVYNREKDRIYATVARPNKIGQKLTGKQLLSILEKVATKDSVIMTDEFRAYNILDRRGYDHQKINHSKYQYSFNGINVNTVEGFWSIFKRGIVGSYHHISGKYLQAYLDEFTFRFNNRKNPKIFYELLERSIT; encoded by the coding sequence ATGAGTAAAGGTAGTCAAACCACAATAGTTAGGGCAATCGGAATTTCTTTTCTGGAACTGATGGAAAGATTCCCGACCGAAATGGACGTAATCGACTATTTTCTACACATCAAGTATCCGAAGGGGCTTAGATGTCCCCATTGTGATTCTAAAAGGGTCGTTCACCGGAAAGAAACCCCTCGAAAATTCCAGTGTAATTCCTGTAATAACTCCTTTTCTCTTTTTAAGTCTTCTATCTTTAAAAACTCTAAGGTTAATCTTAGAAAATGGCTCTTTGTAACTCACCTCGTGATTAATGCCAAGAAAGGAATTTCAGCCTGTCAAGTTCATAGGGAAATCAGAGGTTCCTATAAAACTTCATGGAGAATGCTTCATCAAATTCGTAAGGCTATGGGTCAAGTAACAACTAAGAACGCTGTTAAGACAATTTTTGAAATCGATGAAACATATGTTCAAGCAGGACCAAAAATTAAAATTAAATCAAAGCGCGGACGAGGGACATTTAAAACTCCGATCGTTGGTGTTTACAATCGAGAAAAAGATCGAATATATGCGACCGTTGCTCGTCCTAATAAAATTGGGCAGAAACTTACTGGTAAGCAACTTCTATCCATTCTAGAGAAAGTAGCAACTAAAGATTCTGTAATCATGACGGATGAATTCAGAGCTTATAACATTTTGGATCGTCGAGGTTATGACCATCAAAAAATAAACCATAGCAAGTATCAATATTCGTTTAATGGTATTAACGTAAATACAGTCGAAGGCTTTTGGTCCATTTTTAAAAGAGGTATAGTCGGCTCCTATCATCATATTTCTGGAAAATACTTACAAGCGTATTTGGATGAGTTCACTTTTAGATTTAACAATCGAAAAAATCCGAAGATATTCTATGAGTTGTTAGAGAGAAGTATAACATAG
- a CDS encoding peptidase M50, translating to MLTKDMFTKDAILERHRNYRINVKENTIEARLLDFLKDKNIEIIHYQGDVNNDFCDINLRINFPKAEETIDSIFISEEIFCLYADIVQGLVRNRNTK from the coding sequence ATGTTAACAAAAGATATGTTTACCAAAGATGCTATTTTAGAAAGGCACAGAAACTACAGGATCAACGTTAAAGAGAATACAATTGAAGCTCGTCTTTTAGATTTTTTAAAAGATAAGAATATAGAGATTATTCACTACCAAGGTGATGTGAATAATGATTTCTGCGATATAAATTTAAGAATTAATTTTCCAAAAGCAGAAGAAACTATAGATTCTATTTTTATTTCAGAAGAAATTTTTTGTCTCTACGCTGACATAGTTCAAGGTTTAGTTAGAAATCGAAATACTAAATAA
- a CDS encoding UvrD-helicase domain-containing protein produces MTGQSRPYKLKSSFVEASAGTGKTYTIMEIVGDLIQEHKIPLTNILILTYTEKAAGELKERLRKKLLQAGLMKEARELDQVTISTIHGFCNMILQEYPVETGTQSNWILTDAKDRIKIALYRLQHQEWKDWVEPDELELLLSESDFLGNKEQILAAGAKLLSGKKYPYNNNSTPWSSETFLQKTTLIAKEMVEEEFKNGEWLSYDQMILKVRDSLNNSILKKALQDRYQIGILDEFQDTDAAQYEIFSQLFLDANRKESERALYLIGDPKQSIYGFRGADIGTYLSAKRELKRMQAEEIPLDVNYRSVPELIRGYNEIFGGEKGERSFFPIIEKGFESQPIEYAKVRHPESNGKVRLSPQFNEGPIQIVRFQGRETWKTDEARSAWVQFIAEEILKLASDHKGFKYEVLEESAGTFQEKKLNFKEIAILVKSKAEGKIVEQALKLRGIPCSFYKQEGIYQSPESIQIRNILECLLDPNKPSSYRKLLLGDLFQVHPNHLSYFDEHSVDSYEKSVLDRWKTLAMDRKFAELFRSIEEDSRIFLTEEDTDIAWERKRTNYRQIFRKLLQFQIANQAGLEEVLEELKELQTEKRNEEELPLFERETEKDAVQILTLHASKGLEWPIVFLFNLSGNFVPEVYDYPFVESENRRSWKLSLWDNEEEKKISKEEYSYQALNENKRLLYVGITRPKIRLYLPFFTPFNNWKTRDSAYYKILFPRLHAILENEPDPRLFHSILWTPQSLDQTDRKIRTYASPEIRFTPLIFRESYSPKTIWIHSYSSLKSKAEVALDDKSLSVLEEGTFIKSDEIEDSPLETEDALPSSAATGSFLHLLLEELDFSLFKTKTSLELLNDKKIASRLEFHLDHFQLSKTKQKKTDSEKDLYKKRTCEILWNSLNARISVPNGASFRLLDISNERRISEMDFHLDLDPERSVPGNFLKGSIDLVFEFENRFYLADYKSNLLDDYSYTSLKRSIESPESRYDLQKDIYAMILFEYLKNLFGEKKAIQKLGGVFYFYLRGMRAGEDKGIYSDFDWSAERLNEIKDNVRLLTNRNWEDFL; encoded by the coding sequence ATGACCGGTCAAAGTCGCCCATACAAATTGAAGTCCAGCTTCGTGGAAGCGTCCGCAGGTACTGGAAAAACATACACGATCATGGAGATCGTCGGCGACTTGATTCAAGAGCATAAAATACCTCTTACGAATATTCTGATTCTAACATATACCGAAAAGGCCGCGGGGGAATTAAAGGAAAGGCTTAGAAAAAAACTACTCCAGGCGGGCCTCATGAAAGAGGCGAGAGAATTGGACCAGGTCACGATATCAACTATACACGGTTTTTGTAATATGATTCTTCAGGAATATCCGGTGGAAACGGGAACACAGTCCAACTGGATTTTGACGGACGCGAAAGATCGAATCAAAATCGCACTCTATCGACTCCAGCATCAAGAATGGAAAGACTGGGTAGAACCGGACGAATTGGAACTTCTACTTTCCGAATCTGATTTTTTAGGAAACAAGGAGCAAATACTCGCGGCCGGCGCAAAACTTCTAAGCGGAAAAAAATATCCGTATAACAATAATTCTACGCCATGGTCTTCGGAAACATTCCTACAAAAAACTACTCTCATCGCAAAAGAAATGGTGGAAGAGGAATTCAAAAATGGGGAATGGCTGAGTTACGATCAGATGATTCTGAAAGTTAGAGATTCTTTAAATAATTCGATTCTGAAAAAAGCGCTTCAAGATCGATATCAGATCGGAATCTTAGATGAATTTCAGGACACGGATGCCGCACAGTATGAAATTTTTTCACAATTGTTTCTGGATGCGAATCGTAAGGAATCGGAGAGGGCTTTGTATCTTATCGGAGATCCGAAACAATCGATCTACGGTTTTCGCGGTGCGGATATCGGAACGTATTTGAGTGCAAAGAGAGAACTTAAAAGAATGCAAGCGGAAGAAATTCCCCTTGATGTAAACTACCGTTCAGTGCCGGAACTCATTCGAGGTTATAATGAAATATTCGGTGGAGAAAAAGGAGAACGAAGTTTTTTTCCGATTATTGAAAAGGGATTCGAATCGCAACCGATAGAATACGCGAAAGTAAGACATCCGGAGAGCAATGGAAAGGTTCGACTTAGTCCGCAATTTAACGAAGGGCCGATTCAGATCGTCCGCTTTCAAGGAAGGGAAACTTGGAAAACCGATGAAGCCCGATCCGCCTGGGTGCAATTCATCGCCGAAGAAATTCTCAAACTCGCTTCCGATCACAAAGGTTTCAAATACGAGGTTCTTGAAGAATCAGCGGGAACGTTTCAGGAAAAAAAATTAAACTTTAAAGAAATCGCGATCTTAGTTAAAAGCAAGGCCGAAGGAAAAATCGTCGAACAAGCGTTAAAGCTTCGAGGAATTCCTTGCTCTTTTTACAAACAGGAAGGAATTTATCAATCACCGGAATCGATTCAGATCCGCAATATATTAGAATGCCTTCTTGATCCGAACAAACCTTCTTCGTATCGAAAACTACTTTTAGGCGATTTGTTTCAAGTTCACCCGAATCATCTTTCCTACTTTGACGAACATTCCGTCGATTCCTATGAAAAATCCGTATTGGACCGATGGAAAACTCTTGCGATGGATCGAAAGTTTGCAGAACTCTTTCGTTCGATCGAAGAAGATAGTAGAATTTTTCTTACCGAAGAAGACACGGACATTGCGTGGGAAAGGAAACGAACGAACTATCGACAAATTTTTCGAAAGCTTCTTCAATTTCAAATCGCCAATCAAGCCGGCCTTGAAGAAGTATTGGAAGAATTAAAAGAGCTACAAACCGAAAAAAGAAACGAAGAGGAGCTTCCGCTTTTCGAACGCGAAACGGAAAAGGATGCGGTTCAAATTCTTACGTTACACGCGTCAAAAGGTTTGGAATGGCCGATCGTCTTCTTATTCAATCTTTCCGGAAATTTCGTACCCGAAGTCTACGACTATCCTTTTGTGGAATCGGAAAATCGGAGGTCTTGGAAATTGAGCCTCTGGGACAACGAGGAAGAAAAGAAAATTAGCAAAGAGGAATATTCTTATCAAGCCCTCAATGAAAACAAACGGTTATTGTATGTCGGAATCACACGACCGAAAATCAGACTCTATCTTCCGTTCTTTACCCCTTTCAATAATTGGAAAACGAGGGACTCGGCTTATTATAAAATCCTTTTTCCCAGACTTCATGCGATTTTGGAAAACGAACCCGATCCGCGACTCTTTCATTCGATCTTATGGACTCCGCAGTCATTGGATCAAACGGATCGAAAGATCCGAACCTATGCGTCGCCGGAAATTCGTTTTACTCCGTTGATTTTCCGAGAATCGTATTCTCCGAAAACGATCTGGATTCACAGTTATTCTTCCTTAAAATCGAAAGCGGAAGTCGCGTTAGACGACAAATCTCTTTCGGTCCTTGAGGAAGGAACTTTTATAAAATCAGACGAGATCGAAGATTCTCCCTTGGAAACCGAAGACGCGCTCCCTTCTTCAGCGGCGACCGGTTCTTTTTTGCATCTACTTCTGGAAGAATTGGATTTTTCTCTATTCAAAACAAAGACTTCTCTGGAACTTCTAAACGACAAAAAGATCGCATCCAGGCTTGAGTTTCATCTCGATCACTTTCAACTTTCTAAAACGAAACAGAAAAAAACGGATTCGGAAAAGGATCTTTATAAAAAAAGAACCTGCGAAATTCTCTGGAATTCTCTAAATGCGAGAATCTCCGTCCCAAACGGCGCCTCGTTTCGTTTATTAGATATTTCGAATGAAAGAAGAATTTCGGAAATGGATTTTCATTTGGACTTGGATCCGGAGCGTAGCGTGCCTGGAAATTTTTTGAAAGGATCCATCGATCTTGTATTCGAATTTGAAAATCGATTCTATCTCGCAGATTATAAATCCAACCTTCTGGACGACTATTCCTATACTTCCTTGAAACGTAGCATTGAAAGTCCCGAAAGCAGATACGATCTCCAGAAGGACATTTACGCGATGATTCTTTTCGAATATCTCAAGAATCTTTTCGGAGAAAAAAAGGCGATCCAAAAATTGGGCGGAGTCTTTTACTTTTATCTCCGGGGAATGCGGGCGGGGGAAGACAAAGGAATCTATTCCGACTTTGACTGGTCCGCGGAAAGATTAAACGAAATAAAAGATAACGTTCGTCTTCTGACAAATCGAAATTGGGAGGATTTTCTTTAA
- a CDS encoding RecQ family ATP-dependent DNA helicase — MPSVSELKTFFGISSFRTSQERIISDVLSGRNCLVIMPTGMGKSICYQLPALALDGLTIVISPLIALMQDQVSKLKSIGIDAGYINSSLSKEDRIRSYENLKNGKYKILYVSPERFRKRAFLDALHGRTVSLLAIDEAHCISQWGHDFRPDYTKISEFREILRNPVTIALTATATSEIQKDIVRQIGLSESEIEIYNEGICRPNLFLDVRTFVDEPSKMDAIVDLLKVQKESTIVYFNLIKNIEKFSEKLDIQKIPHRIYHGQLAPDQRKRVQNQFLKSDNTILLATNAFGMGVDKPNIRTIIHAELPSSLESYYQEIGRAGRDGNSSDCHVFYIQDDLTVLMEFIEWQNPDEIFIERVFQTMQHLGEKLSSLTYEELQSKVVHRNRGDHRLQTVLNLFERHGVTSGELERNSLRLRGPLPEALLSPELLDLKKKTSLKRLYQMLLYLKSEKCRREFVYEYFNATFPGCGNCDVCRSEKESDL, encoded by the coding sequence ATGCCTTCCGTCTCCGAACTCAAAACTTTTTTTGGAATTTCCTCTTTCCGAACTTCGCAAGAGAGAATCATTTCGGACGTTCTTTCCGGAAGGAATTGTCTTGTGATCATGCCGACCGGTATGGGAAAATCGATCTGCTATCAGTTGCCCGCTCTGGCGTTGGACGGATTGACGATCGTTATTTCGCCGTTAATCGCTTTGATGCAAGATCAGGTTTCCAAGTTAAAATCGATCGGAATAGACGCGGGTTATATCAATTCCTCTTTGTCCAAAGAAGATCGGATTCGTAGTTATGAGAATTTAAAAAACGGAAAGTATAAGATTCTCTACGTTTCTCCGGAAAGATTTCGGAAGCGTGCGTTCTTGGATGCTCTGCATGGAAGAACGGTCTCCTTACTCGCGATCGACGAGGCGCATTGTATCAGTCAATGGGGTCATGACTTTCGTCCGGATTATACGAAGATTTCCGAATTTAGGGAAATTCTCCGCAATCCAGTTACGATCGCATTAACCGCAACTGCGACTTCAGAAATACAGAAAGACATTGTTCGTCAAATCGGTTTAAGCGAATCCGAGATCGAAATTTATAACGAAGGAATCTGTAGACCGAATTTGTTTTTAGACGTTCGAACTTTTGTGGATGAGCCTTCCAAGATGGATGCGATCGTCGATCTTTTAAAAGTGCAAAAAGAAAGTACGATCGTTTACTTCAATTTAATCAAGAATATTGAAAAGTTTAGCGAGAAGCTCGACATTCAGAAAATTCCACATCGAATCTACCACGGGCAATTGGCTCCGGATCAAAGAAAACGCGTTCAAAATCAATTTCTAAAATCGGACAATACGATTCTTCTAGCGACCAATGCTTTCGGGATGGGCGTTGACAAGCCGAATATTCGGACGATCATTCACGCTGAACTTCCTTCTTCGTTGGAAAGTTATTATCAGGAGATCGGTCGTGCAGGAAGAGACGGAAATTCTTCCGATTGCCACGTTTTTTATATCCAAGACGATCTAACCGTGCTAATGGAATTTATCGAGTGGCAGAATCCGGATGAGATTTTTATCGAAAGAGTTTTTCAAACGATGCAACACCTCGGTGAAAAGCTGTCGTCTTTGACCTATGAAGAATTACAATCCAAGGTCGTTCATCGCAATCGTGGGGATCATCGTCTTCAAACGGTGCTCAATCTTTTTGAAAGACACGGAGTTACCTCCGGAGAATTGGAAAGAAATTCTTTACGATTGAGAGGCCCTTTGCCGGAGGCGCTTCTTTCTCCGGAACTTTTGGATTTAAAAAAGAAAACGAGTCTTAAACGTTTGTATCAGATGCTTCTCTATCTCAAATCCGAGAAATGTAGAAGGGAATTCGTTTACGAATATTTTAATGCGACATTTCCCGGTTGTGGAAATTGCGACGTGTGTCGATCTGAGAAAGAATCCGACCTTTGA
- a CDS encoding exodeoxyribonuclease V subunit gamma, with the protein MSITHITSLSLEDIAVELSKNILTERKNSPLRAPVIVIPSTNMKLWLNLNLARITGLTANIRFVFLEKALEELYLRRAGLEFDPFHRTFPSQEANQRKILTYLIENRNQERLRFLNSFLQSIPRAFSLSAKLTSLIKDYELNRSSWISSWAQEKGLEIPSISHRPSAFPKEDDYYLFQKELYQEVFLDSKEPSTFIQFLLKEAQKYPKYSPPEFPSLHLFCLSNLSDTYLGILESLSKRDRLPIYLYQFHTGAKKNHDDSSDPKSWSDPQIHIASRMERIGTQASKQIETSHKFPPRLTALRALLDGRQKKEEQNQTTSDTSVRFWNAPSAYREMEAVANDILYKIHLDPKLTYLDFAILVTDMKAYRPTVEWVLDGGILLQSSENEKSNERFPIRKRIPYSLTDIKANEASLLYRGLINVWELCSGPTIEKESLLRLLRNPLLQTKLRIDAQTVLDLERTINSAGIIYEEEGRENDSFQISNGMRRIRLSSILSKETAWTKYKIPPIESESDDNSFYLSALWETILRTRKSVISIYKNENVEWNEEYFKILRFSLEDLFEFSEEYEQEAKLFFTWLESLEEWKGISLQNEKDGVALLKFITEQTFDQIPYRKGSYLTGGITISLLQPMRPIPFKHIYILGLGEGKFPGNNDRSQLNLRKDLKEEWDISRRQIQESLLWETIHSAKESLTLSYVGKNLQEDKTFEPCSHLFEIMESFGIQEATKIPLHSYSIKYEHTPKEMELGLVSFDFARTWVNMDRSGQKIARRFQNLNELKKDAVSPPVNEIDLREISQFLSDPLDTYLKRKLGMYLDEEESAETEGEPFDLDAIAEANILKKMHALMMPSLVSKDAWNWNQETISVALKPILQKEKQSARFPQSMFGKIQESDLLQYLVLTSDLLSSWKPIFQGGQYYSYLSLGDTGLPEKLCKKIPELSVRLRSGKMIRIKGEWEHVVEKDGILYWLFPKSLEDKPSENYYGYKDYWKVMSFPFLTGVAFSVLGEEFKIYSFKSRPSEDGKKKNFLPIQYRPEDSSFGKEYLQKITELYLQDDPVFFPRKAFLSYYVKNIQGSTGKKQTPDDTAKFDDEEGWKNYLKEELETVRESLSSLVKLYRQTQDLILRSEIRWAKDFYKPFLDWKKDL; encoded by the coding sequence TTGTCAATCACGCATATCACAAGTCTATCGCTCGAGGATATCGCAGTCGAACTTTCAAAAAACATCCTTACGGAAAGGAAAAATTCACCCTTACGAGCTCCTGTGATTGTGATCCCAAGCACGAACATGAAACTATGGTTGAATCTCAATCTTGCGCGGATCACCGGGCTAACTGCAAACATACGTTTTGTATTCTTAGAAAAAGCTCTGGAAGAACTATATCTCAGAAGAGCCGGATTGGAATTCGATCCGTTTCATAGAACATTCCCGAGTCAAGAAGCGAATCAAAGAAAGATTCTTACCTATTTGATCGAAAACCGAAATCAAGAAAGGCTTCGTTTTTTAAATTCATTTCTACAGAGTATCCCCAGAGCGTTCTCGTTAAGCGCAAAATTGACTTCGCTTATCAAAGATTATGAACTGAATCGATCGAGTTGGATTTCTTCTTGGGCACAAGAGAAGGGATTGGAAATTCCCTCGATCTCGCACCGCCCTTCTGCGTTTCCGAAGGAAGACGATTATTATCTTTTTCAAAAGGAACTCTATCAAGAAGTTTTTCTTGATTCGAAAGAACCGAGCACGTTCATTCAATTTCTTTTAAAAGAAGCGCAAAAATATCCGAAGTATTCTCCGCCTGAATTTCCTTCCCTTCATCTATTCTGCTTGTCCAATCTTTCCGATACCTATTTGGGAATTTTAGAATCTCTTTCCAAGAGAGATCGTCTTCCAATCTATCTCTATCAATTTCATACCGGGGCAAAGAAGAATCATGATGATTCTTCCGATCCGAAGAGTTGGTCCGATCCGCAAATTCATATCGCCTCCAGAATGGAAAGGATCGGAACGCAGGCTTCGAAACAGATCGAAACGTCTCACAAATTTCCTCCGCGTCTCACAGCGCTTAGAGCGTTATTAGACGGGCGACAAAAAAAAGAAGAACAAAACCAAACGACTTCGGATACATCCGTTCGTTTTTGGAACGCGCCGTCCGCCTATCGCGAAATGGAGGCCGTTGCAAACGACATTCTTTATAAAATCCATCTCGATCCGAAACTGACCTATCTTGATTTTGCGATACTCGTAACAGATATGAAAGCCTATCGCCCTACCGTAGAATGGGTGTTAGACGGCGGAATTCTTTTACAAAGTTCTGAAAACGAAAAATCGAACGAACGGTTTCCGATTCGCAAAAGAATTCCATATTCTTTGACGGACATCAAAGCGAACGAGGCGTCACTTTTGTATCGTGGACTGATCAATGTCTGGGAGCTTTGCTCCGGTCCGACGATCGAAAAGGAAAGCTTACTTCGATTGCTCAGAAATCCCCTCTTGCAGACAAAGCTCAGAATAGACGCCCAAACCGTACTGGATCTGGAAAGAACGATCAACTCTGCGGGAATCATCTACGAAGAGGAAGGAAGAGAAAACGATTCTTTTCAGATCTCGAACGGAATGAGAAGAATTCGTTTGTCATCGATCTTATCCAAGGAAACGGCTTGGACAAAATACAAAATTCCTCCGATCGAATCCGAATCGGATGACAACTCTTTTTATCTCTCAGCACTCTGGGAAACGATCCTGAGAACAAGAAAGAGCGTAATTTCCATTTACAAAAACGAAAACGTAGAATGGAACGAAGAATACTTTAAAATATTAAGATTTTCTTTAGAAGATCTCTTCGAGTTTTCGGAAGAATACGAACAAGAGGCCAAACTCTTTTTCACTTGGCTGGAATCCCTGGAAGAATGGAAGGGCATCAGTCTACAAAACGAAAAAGATGGAGTTGCGCTTCTAAAGTTCATCACGGAACAAACCTTCGATCAAATCCCCTATCGAAAAGGTTCGTATCTCACGGGAGGGATCACCATCTCTCTTCTTCAACCGATGCGCCCGATCCCATTTAAGCACATATACATTTTGGGATTAGGCGAAGGGAAGTTTCCGGGAAACAACGATCGTTCCCAGCTCAATCTCCGAAAAGATCTCAAAGAAGAATGGGATATTTCCCGAAGACAAATCCAGGAATCACTTTTATGGGAAACGATTCATTCCGCGAAGGAATCTCTGACCTTGAGTTATGTGGGGAAAAATCTTCAGGAAGACAAAACGTTCGAACCTTGTTCGCATCTTTTCGAAATCATGGAATCGTTCGGGATTCAAGAAGCGACCAAAATTCCATTACATTCGTATAGTATAAAATACGAACATACTCCGAAAGAGATGGAACTTGGTCTCGTAAGTTTCGATTTTGCAAGAACCTGGGTCAACATGGATCGAAGCGGACAAAAAATCGCAAGGAGGTTTCAGAATCTAAACGAACTAAAAAAGGACGCAGTGTCCCCTCCTGTCAATGAAATCGACCTGAGAGAAATTTCGCAATTCCTCAGCGACCCACTGGACACCTATCTCAAAAGAAAATTGGGGATGTATCTCGACGAAGAAGAATCCGCAGAAACCGAAGGCGAACCGTTCGACTTGGACGCGATCGCCGAAGCAAACATATTAAAAAAAATGCATGCGCTTATGATGCCGAGTCTCGTTTCCAAGGATGCGTGGAATTGGAATCAGGAAACCATCTCAGTCGCGCTCAAACCCATTCTACAAAAAGAAAAACAGTCCGCTCGTTTTCCGCAATCGATGTTTGGAAAGATACAAGAATCCGACTTGTTGCAATATCTAGTTCTTACGAGCGACCTTCTTTCCTCTTGGAAACCGATCTTTCAAGGCGGGCAATACTATTCTTATCTGAGTTTGGGAGACACCGGCTTACCAGAAAAACTTTGCAAAAAAATTCCGGAACTTTCGGTTCGACTACGATCGGGTAAAATGATAAGGATCAAAGGAGAATGGGAGCATGTCGTCGAAAAAGACGGAATTCTCTATTGGCTTTTCCCAAAAAGCCTCGAGGACAAACCGTCCGAAAACTATTACGGATACAAAGATTATTGGAAGGTTATGAGTTTTCCTTTTCTGACCGGAGTCGCCTTTTCGGTATTAGGTGAAGAATTCAAAATTTATTCCTTTAAGAGTCGCCCTTCGGAGGACGGAAAAAAGAAAAACTTTCTTCCGATCCAGTATCGACCGGAGGATTCTTCGTTCGGGAAAGAATACTTGCAAAAAATAACGGAACTCTATCTTCAAGACGACCCTGTTTTTTTTCCGAGAAAGGCGTTCCTTAGCTATTACGTAAAAAATATTCAAGGGAGCACCGGCAAAAAACAAACTCCGGACGACACTGCAAAATTCGACGATGAAGAAGGTTGGAAAAATTATCTCAAAGAAGAATTGGAAACCGTCCGGGAAAGTCTTTCTTCACTGGTAAAACTTTATCGTCAGACTCAGGATCTCATTTTGCGCTCGGAAATCCGTTGGGCGAAGGATTTTTACAAACCCTTTTTGGATTGGAAGAAGGATCTATGA